The Pseudoalteromonas translucida KMM 520 genome segment CGGCTGCTAATAACAATCTTGGTATTGTTTTAATGCTTACTAATATTAATTATACCTTAGAGTATGAGCAATTAAGCCTCTACTAAGCTGCATTTAAAAACACATAAATGCTATGATAGCTGCAATTACTTGCCATTTAAGCTATTAAAATGTATCGACTATTTGAGCGCATCACTAAGCCGTTCCCACAAGATAAGCCAACGCAGCCACCTAATACGCTGCTTGCGTTTTGCCTTCATTACACCAAAGGCATGGGGCTGTCGCTAGCACTACTCTCGTTAAGTGCCGCCTTGCTCGCTATTTTAGAAGTATCGCTATTTAGCTACATGGGGCAACTAGTTGATTGGTTGGCAATTTATACACCACAAACACTCTTTGTAGAGCAGCAGTCCGAGCTGACAAAAATGGCCCTTATGCTCCTTGTAGTGCTGCCTGTAGTCGTGTTTTTTCATTCTGCAATTTTACACCAGGCATTACTGGGTAATTACCCCATGTCGATTCGCTGGTTAGCGCATAGGTATTTATTGCGCCAAAGTGTTAGTTTTTATCAAAATGAATTTGCCGGACGCATCGCCACTAAGGTATTACAAACCTCTCTGGCTGTGCGCGAAGCAGTAACAAAACTGCTCGATGTATTAATGTACATAATCGTTTATTTTGGCTCTATGTTATTTTTAGTAGCCGAGGCCGATTGGCGCTTAATGTTGCCCTTACTTGTTTGGCTTGTTTTGTATATTTGTATTCAACTTTACTTTGTACCGCGTCTTAAAAAAGTGGCTACCTCACAAGCCGATGCCCGCTCAGAAATGACCGGCCGCATTGTCGACAGCTACACTAACATTGCTACCATTAAACTATTTTCGTACACCCAACGCGAAGAAGAATACGCAAAACAAAGCATGGATGTTTTTTTGCAGCCGGTGTACAAGCAAATGCGCTTAGTCACCAGCCTTAACTTTGTTATTCAAACTTTAAATTACTTATTAGTATTTTCGGTCACTGCGGTATCACTTTACTTGTGGTCGCTAAGTGCTATTAGCGCTGGAGCAATTGCCGTTGCGGTTAGTTTAGCCCTTAGGTTAAACGGCATGGCGCAGTGGATCATGTGGGAAATAAGCAGCTTATTTGAAAATATTGGCACCGTAGCCGATGGCATGCAAACCCTCTCTAATCCAATTGCAGTAGCCGATAAACCCAATGCCAGCACGCTTAACGTTAGCCAAGGTGCAATTGAATTTAACAATGTGCACTTTAACTACGGCAAGGCAGCGAGTGAAACTTTACGTGGCCCGGTTATTAACGGTTTAAACTTAAATATTAAAGCTGGCGAAAAAATTGGCTTAGTGGGTCGCTCTGGCGCGGGTAAATCAACGCTAGTTAATTTACTACTACGCTTTTACGACACCGACTCTGGCAGTATAAAAATTGACGGCCAAAACATTACCGATGTGAGCCAAGAAAGCTTACGCCGTTACATTGCCATGGTAACTCAAGACACCTCCCTGCTGCACCGCTCAGTAAAAGACAACATTTTATACGGCAGACCAGATGCCACAGAAGCCGAAATGATCGATGCCACCAAGCAAGCTAAAGCCCTAGAGTTTGTAACCGACTTAGTTGACAGCAAAGGTAATAAAGGCTTTGACGCGCAAGTAGGCGAGCGTGGCGTTACCTTATCGGGTGGGCAGCGCCAACGTATTGCTATTGCGCGCGTACTGCTTAAAAACGCCCCTATTCTCATACTCGACGAAGCCACCAGCGCGCTTGACTCAGAAGTAGAAGCCGCTATTCAAGCAAGTCTTGATGACTTAATGACAGATAAAACAGTGATTGCTATTGCTCACAGGCTGTCAACCATAGCGCAAATGGACAGGCTTATCGTACTTGATAACGGCGGTGTTGTTGAGCAAGGCACACATGATGAGTTAATTGCTAAAAATGGGATTTACGCGGCACTTTGGGCACATCAAACAGGTGGGTTTATTGGCGTTGAATAGTTGTTTTAAATATTAACAACAAGCTTAAAATATTAAACCATAACGAAAAATGCGTTATGGTTTAATATTGTTTTATTACGTGCTAGCTCGCTTTACTTTTTTCTATAGTGTGAGTAGCCGATAATTCTAAAAAGTATTCTAATGAATCATCAAGCACATCTAACCACGGCACAGGAAGCTCAGGTGCCAAGGTGTTTGTTAAAGTAGAGCGATATGCTTTTTCTCTAAAACACATAATGTCTTGTTGTTTATCTTTTTGCCATTCTTTGAGAATATCTGCCTGTTTTTCAACTGCAAATTCAGGGTAATCTGTGGCATTAGTTAAATCACGAATATAAGCTGCTTGATAATCAATAGAGCCTTCAACATTCGTTACTTCATCGTACTTAGCTAACCAATTTTTTTCATCTTCTTGTCGTGCTGCTAATGCTGGTAGTTTTATTCTGTCTAAAATTTCGTCGCGTACATACCATGCTTGCGCATCAAACATATTAAAAGTGAAGTACTGATCTTGCATGCCTAAATAAACTAACTTAGGGTTTGGCTGCCAAAAAACACCCTTATATAAGTTTGCCGGATACAAACAGTTATGTGTTTGTAAACGTAGTTCATCAGGTAAAAATGGAAAATGAAATAAATACCCAGTACACATAATCACTGCATCAAAGCGCTTACTGGTGCCATCTATAAAGTGCGCAACATCCCCTTCAAAGTGGGTCACAAGTGGCATTTCTGCAATGCCGTCTGGCCAATTATAGCCAAGTGCTTTAGTACGGTAGCTTATAGTTACCGATTTAGCGCCATACTTATAACACTGCGTACCTATATCTTCGGCAGAGTAGCTACTGCCTATAAGTAAAACCTCTGAATCTTTAAATTCTAGTGCATCTCTAAAGTCATGAGCATGTAATACTCGACCAGAATACTCTTCTAGCCCTTCAAAATAAGGCATGTTTGGTGTAGAGAAATGACCTGTAGCAACAATAACATAATCAAACTCATTCACTTCCTGCTCGCCGGTTTTATGGTTCATAACCGTTACGGTAAACATTTGTGTTTCGTCGTCAAATGTAACCCAACGAACCGGGCACTCAAAGCGAATGTATTTACGAATATCTTGCTTATTAATACGCCCCATTATGTAGTCTTTAAGCACTTCACGAGGGGGATACGAAGGAATAGGTCTACCAAAATGTTCTTCAAAAGAATAATCAGCAAATTCTAAGCATTCTTTTGGTCCGTTAGACCAAAGATAACGATACATACTGCCATGTACCGGCTCACCATTTCTGTCTAGCCCAGTGCGCCATGTATAGTTCCACATGCCACCAATATCATTTTGTTTTTCGTAACAAACAACTTCCGGTAAATTTTCAATACCGGCTAAACGAGCTGCTTCAAATGCACGTAATTGTGCCAAACCGCTTGGACCTGCGCCCAAAATAGCAATTTTTTTCATTATAAAAGTCGACTCCTAATAGCTAATACGAGCCTTACTATAACATTTTTTCATGCAAATTATTTGCCACAATAAAAATAAACTCTTTTTTATAACATTTACCTTTAAAAAAACATAAAATAAATCAATATTTTATTAACTAGCCGCCTATTGTCACCGCAACTTATTTGGCTTAAAAAATATAATCAGTAAGCACTCAGCCGTTAATTTATAACGGCTTAAATTTAAGTAATAAAAAAGCGAAGAGGCTGTTTATGCTCCTTCGCTTTTGCCGCCATTTAATACTTAAATTAAAGCTTTATAAAATTGTTACTGTTATAAAAAATAGCTTATAGCGTTTGCTGGCACCTTTAAAATAATGATGCGTTAAGCCATAAGTGCAACATTATGCTGGCCCCGTAACCTAACGCAATCACAGGCGTCCACTTTAGGTGACCAAAAAAAGTATAGTAGCCGCGCGCTTGCCCCATTAATGCGACTCCCGCAGCCGAGCCAATCGAGAGTAAACTACCGCCTACCCCCGCAGTTAATGTGATCAGCAACCATTGCCCATGCGACATTTCAGGATCCATAGATAACACCGCAAACATAACCGGTATATTATCGATCACTGCAGAAATCACCCCAAGAAAAATATTGGCCGTTGTAGTAGACCAATTGCCATATAGCATCTCAGACATAAAGTTTAAGTAACCTAAAAACCCTAAGCCACCCACGCACATAACAATACCGTAAAAAAATAATAACGTGTCCCACTCTGCCCGTTGCACTCTACTAAACACGTCAAATGGCACTACACTGCCTAATTTAGCTAATCGTTCTTGATCGCCTAACTGCTCTGCATGTGCTCTTTTGCGAGCCAGCGATCCTGGTAAAGTCATTCTTAAAAAATACCCAAAAAACTGTAAATAGCCTAGCCCCATCATCATACCTAATACTGGCGGCAAGTTTAAAAAGCTATGGCAAGCAACTGCAGTGGCTATGGTAAGTAAAAACAACACTAATATTCGCACGGCGCCGCGCTTTAGCTCAACCGCTTCGTATTGTGCGGTTGGGTGCTTATCGGCAACATAAAAGCTCATAATGGCTGCAGGCACTAGGTAATTAACTAAAGCAGGTAAAAACAACACTAAAAACTCGTTAAAATGCACCAATCCAGCTTGCCACACCATTAGCGTGGTTATATCGCCAAAGGGGCTAAATGCGCCGCCCGCATTAGCCGCTATAACAATATTAATACAGCTAATGTTTATAAATGGCTTATCACCTTCGGCAACTTTCATTACTACTGCACACATTAATAACGCGGTGGTAAGGTTGTCGGCAATCGGGGAGATAAAAAATGCTAAAAAACCGGTTATCCAAAATAAATTTTTATAGTTAAAGCCTTTGCGGATCATCCAAGCGCGTAATGCATCAAATACTCCTCTTTCTTCTAGCGCATTTATGTAGGTCATAGCGACTAGTAAAAAGAGCATAAGCTCGGCAAACTCAAGTAAATTATGCCTAAATGCAGTTTCGGTAAGTTCAGTAATATCATGGCTAACGTAATAGGCACCTATTAATATCCAAATTAATCCTGCTGCAACCAATACTGGTTTCGACTTTCTTAAATGTAGCTTTTCCTCGAGCATAACCACGGTATAAGCAATAAAAAATATACCAATACACAACCAACCAATATTCGATGATGTTAAATCTAACTGCCCTTGCGCAGCCCAAACTGGCGAGCAAAAAAACAACATAGCAATACATACTATGTTGAACCCCCGTAGCAAACTCTTCATTTTATATTTCCTGTTTTAATTACATAAATCAGCTGGCTTTAATTACAATAAAGCAATTGTTCTGCTTTATTGATACGCATTTTGGTGAGTATTTATTGGTTATTATTTTTTCACCACAATAAAATAGCACAGCATTACCAAGTGGCTATTGTACTGAGGTCTATATATGCATAGATGGTTGCTATATTGTAAATACAGTGTATGAATAGTGATTATGGCAAGCTTTGATTTTTATAGTTTAACTACACAAAATTCAACTGGTTATATTATTTTTATTTAGTGCTGCGGAAGTAGTTTACAAAAAAGCGAAGTTGCTATGTAAGCAACTTCGCTCTTGGTTAATTGTTAATTATTAATTGTTGTTTTGTACATTCTATTATTTATATTAGGCAATTAACCTTAAACCTATCATTACTAGCATCACAATATTGGCAAGTACGCCAATTAAAAAGAAGTAGCTACGCGGGCTAGGGTTTTTATTGGTAGCAATTGCGTAGTACAGCACCATATGAATTAATCGCGCAATAACGTATATCCATACACATAGTGCAAATATTGGGCTTTGATAATTTATTACAAAAGCAAACAACACTGTTCCTATAAATAGCGCACTATTTTCAAGGGTATTATGAAAAGTACGGTGTGCTCTAAATATAAAACTATCATGCGATAAGTCGTCACTTATTTTACCCGGCACTGCATTAGGCTGTTTTGCTTTACTAAAAGTTGCTACCGCCCACTGTGCAAGCAACATAATTAAATACAGGTAAAACGCCAAATACGCCGAAAGTGCAATATTAGTCATAGTTTATTTCCTTGTTTTTATTAAATATGTTTATTAAGTATTGTTTATTATCAACTTTTAGATCTGTAACATTAATAACAGGCAAGTTTTAGGCTCAGTTTAATTGCTTGATATTTATATAAATAATTAAAGCTATTGTTTGAACTCAGTAATTTATTCCAACGCTTTTACATAAAAGTACTTAATACTTAAATTAAAAAACGTAAAAGTAATATTACTCATTAAAATTATAGCCTACGACCTCAAAGTTAAAGTAACTATAACCACCCCATGGTCGGTACTTAAATCGTCTCGCTCAAATACCGGGTTAATTAAATGCCGATCGTAAGTGTTATAGCCACTTACTTCATAAAAGCTATCATGGTAGCTGGCATCAAATTCACTAGACAATAAAATGTAGTCAAGCACTGAACTGCTCGCGCCATAGTAATGGGTTGGTGTGCGTGGCGTTACTGGCTTAGCAGCATTTATATCACCTTGCTCAATTGCAACACTCGCTATATCGCCATCAACACGTAATTCGTCTGTTCGTGTTTGTGGCTCAGCACTTGCCAATTGCGACTTTGCAAATAAGTCCCACGCATCATTTAAACAATATTTAGCAAGGTAAGTTTTAGCGTCAAAAGCAGGGGCAAAACGCAGTGTATTAGTAAGCATATGGCTTAACACACCATCGGCTATGCTATTATTAAAGTCGCCCATTAAGATCATAGGCTGCTGCGTCGCTTCGCGGCGCGCAATCATGTGTATCATTAATAATGTGGCTTCACTGCCACGCTGAATAGTTGATCCCCAACCACCCGCTACATTCGCTTTTAAAATCTCAATTATGTTCTTTTCGGGCGTAAGTGCTTTACTGTGCTCATCAACCTCGATCATTGGGCGTTTTGATTTAAAATGCACCACATAACAATCGGTATTACCTATGTGCGGCAAAGTTACTGTGGCTCTTAATACCTTACGGCTAAATGTAAAGTCAGCACTAAGCCCAAGGGTAGCAGCAAGTTCATTATCGTGCTGCACCGCAGCCACTTCAACAATAGGGTATTTAGCTGCAATTGCCACTACGGGGCGCTTATAAATAAAGTCGTCAATCACCTCTGGCGTATCTACCACTGCAAAGTGCTCATAGCCTTGCCCGCGTACTAATTCTTGTAACGCCTCTATGCTAAACACTTCCTGAAAACCAATCACATCAGGCGCGTGCTCTATTAAGTAATCAATAATCCACTGCTGCTTTTTAGCCCACTGCTGCGCGGTATAAATTTTCTCAAACTCATAGTATGCATTAGGCGGCTCAAGGTAATTAAACAAGTTAAATGTGGCTATTTTTAGTTGAGTGTTTTTTATCAAAAGAGGTTCCACTGCTGTACATTTTAAAATAACAGGCATCGCTGAGTTATCAGCCCTAATGTAAGAGCATGTGTTTGAGCTTACCTTTGCTTACTTACATAAATACGTAAAGTATGTAATAACAGTATACCCTATTGTTTATCGTTTTTAAGGCTTTAGGGTCGTGTTTAAAACCTGTGTTATTTCATAAAACTAATAAAAACAGGAATGATACATGGCAAATCAGTTCAATTTCATACATCAAAAAATAGCATTGCAAATTTAGCTGCTTACGTATCCGCAGCTTCCTTTTTACCCTTGAGTATCACTGCGCTAAAATCGACCTAGTATTTAGAAGCGATTATCTGGGGCATTTAATAGTAATCAGCTGGTTAAACATATAAAATTCGCGGCTCTTAAATATGAGTATAAAGCGAAAAGTGTCATGACCAGAAAGATTGAATTATTAGCCCCAGGCGGTGATGTAAACGCGGTAAAAGCCGCCATCGTAGCCGGCGCTAATGCGGTTTATTGTGGTTTAGATACCTTTAATGCCCGTAACCGAGCGTCTAATCTTTCGTTTGACGAGCTTAACGGCGCACTGCGCTTAGCCCATGAATACGGCTGTGAGATTTTTTTAACCCTTAACGTGGTTATTTTAGAGCACGAAATGGCAGCGTTGTTTAAGCTGTTAAACCAATTAGTAAATACCACGCTTGATGGTATTATTGTGCAAGATTTAGGGCTGTTTAATATTGTTAAAAAGCACTTTCCTACATTGCACATTCACGCGTCTACCCAGCTAACTACCCATAACGAATCGCAAGTAGAATTTTTAGCGCGCATTGGCGCTACACGCGTAAATTTATCGCGTGAGCTTAACTTAACCGAAATTAAAATACTCACCGACGTAGCGCACAAATGCGATGTATTAACCGAAGTGTTTGTACACGGTGCATTATGTATTGCGTTTTCGGGGCAATGTTACTCAAGTTCAGTAAGTGTCGGTAACTCGGGCAACCGAGGCCGCTGCTCGCAAGCGTGCCGTGACGAATACGAGCCAACCGCTATGGGTAACAAACACCCATTAAACTTAAAAGACAACTCGGCCTATTTTGATTTACCAGAGCTGGTAGCCGCAGGTGTTGATTCGTTAAAAGTAGAAGGCCGTATAAAAGGTGCTAACTACGTACATACGGTTATTGATAGCTGGCGCAAACAAATAGATACCTTTGTACAAACTGGTAACTTAATTGAAGACGACTCAAGCCTTTACAAAGTGTTTAATCGTAATTTCACTAATAAATTTTTACAAGGTGACATGACCAAAAACATGTTTACCGACAATCCGCGCGACCATAGTTTTGATCACGCAAACGAAAAAAGTAACGCCATTTCGGTTGTGCAAATTTACGATGCACAGCAAGAACTCGCCGCTGAAAAAAATGACATTGATACGCTGGTTAAAAAGAAGATTGAATTTCTAGATATTTCAAAGCGTGAGCTATGCTTTGAATTTGCAGGGCAATTAAACCAGCCATTTACTGTAAGTATAATTATTAAAGATAAAAACGATATTACGCTATCGAATAAAAACGCAGAGCACACTCAGCAAATACAACGCTTTGAAGTGCAATCGCAAATGGTTATGCAAACCGCCGATAAATCAGTTGTTGATATTGCCGCTATAGATAAACGCTTTAAAAGCTTTAGTAATGCCAATTTTGAAATTAAAAATATGGATTATTCAAACCTAGGCGACAACTTAAGCATTGCGTTTAAAGAGCTAGCGCGCATTAAAAAGCAAGTAGCGTTTTTATTAAACGAAGGCAAAGACGTACTCGCCCCTGTTGAATTGCCTAAACTGGTGAACCATCAAAAAGTTGATAAAAACAAAACAACACTCTCTATTTTAATATCGGACATAAAAGACGTTCACCTATGTGATTTAACAAACGGCGATGTTTACTTTAAATTACCAGAGAGCTTTAGAACCGATAACGATAAATACATTAATGTATTTTTAGCGCACCCGCAGTTAATTCCGTGGTTTCCGGCGGTATTAATTGGTAAAGACTTTGAAGAAGCAGTACGTTTACTCGAAGTTGTAAAACCTAAGCTTATTATTAGTAACAACACAGGCGTTGCATTTAAAGCGGTACAAATGGGCATTGACTGGATTGCAGGGCCATTATTAAATACCACTAACTCTTACGCGTTATTAACGCTACAAGAGGATTTAAACGCTAAAGGCGCGTTTATTTCAAACGAAATAAACAAACCACAAATGCGTAATATAAAACGCCCTAACAACTTTAAAATGATGTACAGCATTTATCACCCAATACTAATGATGACCAGCCGCCAATGTTTTTTCCAACAAACTGTAGGCTGTAAAAAACCACGTATTGACGCAAGTTGTATGTTGAGCTGTAAAAAAGAAACAACCGTTACTAATGTTAAAGGCATTAGCTTTGCCATCGATAAGCAAAAAGGCGGCTACCCAAGCATTTATAACCATGAGCAATTTTTAAACATGGATATTGTAAGTGACTTTGCCGACAAGTTTGACGAGTTTATGATTGATTTAACCGACATTGGCTCAGGCGATAAAGAAAAACTAGATAAAGCCGTGTTACTTGCGCATTTTCAAGATTTAATTAGCGGGCAAACACACGCTGCAGATCAGTTAAATAATATGGTAAAAGTAAAAACACGCCAACAATATCTTGAAGGCCTAAACAGTTAAGGTAAGTAATAACATGACACTGCCATTATTATATTCATTACAACACTGCCCATACGCAATGCGCGCAAGAATGGGTATTTTAATGGCAGAGCAACAGGTGGTGCTGCGCGCTATAAAAACTAAAAACAAACCACCGCATCTTTTACAAATATCGCCAAAAGGCACAGTACCTGTTTTATTACTGCCTAATAACCACGTAATAGATGAAAGCCTAGACATTATGCTGTGGGCTTTAAAACAAAACGATCCGCATAACTTACTGCACGCACACGATCCGTTAGCACTTGCGCGCATGCTTAAATTAATTAACCTAAACGACACGCAATTTAAACCTGTGCTCGAAAAATATAAATTTTATGCTCGCACAAAAGACATGGCACAAATTTATTACCAACAAGCCTGCGAAGAATTTATTAAACAATTTGAAGCAAAGCTAACCGCACATAAATACCTAATAGGCGATGAAAAAAGCCTAGCCGATTATGCCCTGCTGCCATTTATTAGACAGTTTGCCCGCGTAGATAAACACTGGTACTTACAAAGCGAATACTCACATGTACGCGCGTGGTTAAACGAATTGTTGCACGCCCCCATGTTTACCAAAGTCATGACAAAATATGATTTATGGATGGATTGTAATGAAGAGTTTTTATACGGGGTTAAAAAAATCTAACTTTAGCTTATGCTTATAGGCAATGACGTTGCAGTAACAACCTTTAAAACTCAGCATTGAATAATTCTCAACTTACTATTTTAGCCCTTTATTTACGCTATACTGCCCTTTCCATTACCAACAAACGCTATGCATTATGAACTACTCAAACTTTGGCACTAAATTTACACAACCCAACGGCATTACTCAGTTAATGGAAGACTTAGGCAGTGCTAAAAGCAGTAACAATCCTAATATTGTTATGCTGGGTGGCGGTAACCCTGCATTAGTACCACAAGTAAATGAGGTTTTTTTAAGTGAGTTACAAAAGCTCGTTGCCAGTAATAAAGTATCGCAAGTATTTGGTCTTTACGACGGCCCAACCGGTAACGACGAGTTTAGAGCTGCATTGGCAGGCCAACTAAGTAAAGAATATGCATGGGATATAAGCGCCAACAACGTAGCACTTGGCAATGGCAGCCAAGCTAACTTTTTTGTGTTGTTTAATATGTTTGCAGGCGAAATGCCTGATGGCAGCCATAAAAAGATTTTATTTCCCCTCGCGCCAGAATACGTAGGTTATGCCGACCAAGGTTTATCGGCTAATATGTTTGTTGCCATAAAGCCCGATATAGAAATTTTAAATACCGGTAGCACATCAAAACAATTTAAATACGTTATTGATTTTAAAGCGGTTGAAAAAGTATTAGCAAACGACAGTAGTATTAGCGCATTGTGCGTATCGCGCCCTACCAATCCAACCGGTAATGTAATAACCGACCAAGAAGTAAAGCATCTTGATTTACTTGCTAAGCAATACAACATTCCGCTCATTATTGATAACGCATATGGCGATCCGTTCCCGGGCTGTATTTACACCGATGCAAACCTAACGTGGAACTCAAACATAATTTTATGTATGTCGCTTTCAAAGCTTGGCTTACCGGGTTTACGCAGCGGTATTGTGGTTGCAAACAATAAAATTATTAAAGCAATTGGCCGCGTAAATGGCAGCATGGTGTTATCGCCAAATAGTATAGGGCCAAGCTTAGTTACCCGTTTAATTAACGACGACGAACTACTGCCGCTGTGTCGTAATGTTGTGTTGCCTTTTTATCGTAATAAAGCACAAATAGCGATTGAACTGTTTGATGAAATATTTGCCGATATGAGTGTTTACTTGCATAAAGTTGAAGGCGCATTTTTTATGTGGCTGTGGTTTAAAGATGCAAAAATAACAAGCGAAACGCTATACCAAAAGCTTAAAGAGCAAGATGTGTATGTAATTCCTGGACACAACTTTTTTATTGGCATTGACGATAGCTGGGCGCACAAGCACGAGTGTATTCGTATTAACTATGCAACCGATGAAGCAACACTACGCAAAGGTTTACAAACCATAAAGTATTTAATGGCGTAAATTAATGCTTATGCTATTTACGCCTTGGCTATAACGTAACATTCACTATAACGGCACGCTATTGAGCAAGTGTTGCCTTTATCGCTTATTTACCTCTGTAATACTGTACTATTTCTGTGCAAACGCGCGCTATACTCTTTAAATTTATATATAAACTGTTATTCTACGCGACCTTTTTTACACGCTATTTACTAGCGGGTAATATAAAAGGCTGTTCAGGCTGCAAACGCTTACACTAAGTGGCAGTAATAAAACGCGCGCCCATACAGGTGCACACTTTAAACACCAACATACAGGTAAATTATGCGATTAGGACCAGGACTACTAGTCACCGCAGCCTTTATAGGACCAGGTACCATAACGACTGCTAGCGTAGCAGGTGCAAACTTTGGCTTTGCACTTATCTGGACATTACTTTTTTCAGTAATAGCCACTATATTATTACAATCTATGGCTGCTCGCCTTGGCGTAGCAACAGGCAAAGATCTTGCTCAAGCACTGCGCGCGCATATTCATACCCCAGTGCTTAAAGTGCTCGCTAGCTTTTTGGTAATAAGCGCCATTGGCGTGGGCAGCGCCGCCTATGAAGCGGGTAACCTTAGTGGCGCTAGCATGGGTTTAATAAAGATATTTCCGACAATAAATGCGCAAATATGGACGCCGCTCATTGCTTTTATTAGCGCATTGTTACTGTACAGCGGAAAACATAAAGTGGTAGAAAACGCGCTCATTTTATTAGTAATTTTAATGAGCTTAGTGTTTATTTCTACTTTAATTATGGCTGCTCCGCCTATAAGCCAAGTACTAGCGGGTTTTATTCCTACTATCCCTGAGGGCTCTGTTACCACTGTACTAGCACTAATTGGCACCACCATAGTACCTTATAATTTATTTTTGCATTCAGGAGTGCTCGCAGCAAAATACAACAATAATAGCGATAAACGTAAAATTATTAAGCAAACA includes the following:
- a CDS encoding peptidase U32 family protein, which gives rise to MTRKIELLAPGGDVNAVKAAIVAGANAVYCGLDTFNARNRASNLSFDELNGALRLAHEYGCEIFLTLNVVILEHEMAALFKLLNQLVNTTLDGIIVQDLGLFNIVKKHFPTLHIHASTQLTTHNESQVEFLARIGATRVNLSRELNLTEIKILTDVAHKCDVLTEVFVHGALCIAFSGQCYSSSVSVGNSGNRGRCSQACRDEYEPTAMGNKHPLNLKDNSAYFDLPELVAAGVDSLKVEGRIKGANYVHTVIDSWRKQIDTFVQTGNLIEDDSSLYKVFNRNFTNKFLQGDMTKNMFTDNPRDHSFDHANEKSNAISVVQIYDAQQELAAEKNDIDTLVKKKIEFLDISKRELCFEFAGQLNQPFTVSIIIKDKNDITLSNKNAEHTQQIQRFEVQSQMVMQTADKSVVDIAAIDKRFKSFSNANFEIKNMDYSNLGDNLSIAFKELARIKKQVAFLLNEGKDVLAPVELPKLVNHQKVDKNKTTLSILISDIKDVHLCDLTNGDVYFKLPESFRTDNDKYINVFLAHPQLIPWFPAVLIGKDFEEAVRLLEVVKPKLIISNNTGVAFKAVQMGIDWIAGPLLNTTNSYALLTLQEDLNAKGAFISNEINKPQMRNIKRPNNFKMMYSIYHPILMMTSRQCFFQQTVGCKKPRIDASCMLSCKKETTVTNVKGISFAIDKQKGGYPSIYNHEQFLNMDIVSDFADKFDEFMIDLTDIGSGDKEKLDKAVLLAHFQDLISGQTHAADQLNNMVKVKTRQQYLEGLNS
- a CDS encoding glutathione S-transferase; this encodes MTLPLLYSLQHCPYAMRARMGILMAEQQVVLRAIKTKNKPPHLLQISPKGTVPVLLLPNNHVIDESLDIMLWALKQNDPHNLLHAHDPLALARMLKLINLNDTQFKPVLEKYKFYARTKDMAQIYYQQACEEFIKQFEAKLTAHKYLIGDEKSLADYALLPFIRQFARVDKHWYLQSEYSHVRAWLNELLHAPMFTKVMTKYDLWMDCNEEFLYGVKKI
- a CDS encoding valine--pyruvate transaminase — its product is MNYSNFGTKFTQPNGITQLMEDLGSAKSSNNPNIVMLGGGNPALVPQVNEVFLSELQKLVASNKVSQVFGLYDGPTGNDEFRAALAGQLSKEYAWDISANNVALGNGSQANFFVLFNMFAGEMPDGSHKKILFPLAPEYVGYADQGLSANMFVAIKPDIEILNTGSTSKQFKYVIDFKAVEKVLANDSSISALCVSRPTNPTGNVITDQEVKHLDLLAKQYNIPLIIDNAYGDPFPGCIYTDANLTWNSNIILCMSLSKLGLPGLRSGIVVANNKIIKAIGRVNGSMVLSPNSIGPSLVTRLINDDELLPLCRNVVLPFYRNKAQIAIELFDEIFADMSVYLHKVEGAFFMWLWFKDAKITSETLYQKLKEQDVYVIPGHNFFIGIDDSWAHKHECIRINYATDEATLRKGLQTIKYLMA
- a CDS encoding Nramp family divalent metal transporter, whose translation is MRLGPGLLVTAAFIGPGTITTASVAGANFGFALIWTLLFSVIATILLQSMAARLGVATGKDLAQALRAHIHTPVLKVLASFLVISAIGVGSAAYEAGNLSGASMGLIKIFPTINAQIWTPLIAFISALLLYSGKHKVVENALILLVILMSLVFISTLIMAAPPISQVLAGFIPTIPEGSVTTVLALIGTTIVPYNLFLHSGVLAAKYNNNSDKRKIIKQTNIDTSLSITLGGVITLAILSTASVAFYGTDAGKVSAANMAVQLEPLLGGAAHYFFAIGLFAAGLTSAITAPLAGAYAVCGMLGWSNKMQSSRFKSVALVILLFGAAVASLGLDPVAVIIFAQAANGLLLPIITVYLLWLVNQKAVMGNYTNSVLLNLITVPILLLIFGLSSYKLISLIF